Proteins encoded by one window of Melanotaenia boesemani isolate fMelBoe1 chromosome 10, fMelBoe1.pri, whole genome shotgun sequence:
- the kif23 gene encoding kinesin-like protein KIF23 isoform X4, protein MNKQAKFKTPRRPPAKRPPNNQKDPVGVYCRVRPLGGEDEECCIEVISSTTIQLHAPEGFKINRNGEYKETQYSFKKVFGVSVSQLELFEHVAKPLVDDLIHGKNGLLFTYGVTGSGKTFTMTGCPGQGGLLPRSLDMIFNTIGPYQAKRYVFKTDDKNGMEVQCEVDALLERQRRESNLSVPKTPSSRQKIDPEIADMIKTEDAYKADGVDEDSSYSIFVSYIEIYNNYIYDLLEESQEDAIKPKPPQSKTLREDQNHNMYVAGCMEVEVKSAEEAFQVFWRGQKKRKVANTRLNRESSRSHSVFIIKLAQAPLDADGDNILQDKNQVTVSQLCLVDLAGSERTGRTGAEGTRIREAGNINQSLLNLRTCIEILRENQMCGTNKMVPYRDSKVTHLFKNYFDGEGKVRMVVCVNPKADDYEETVLVMRFAEMTQEVEVARPVDRPICGFTPGRRHRNQAFKEELSRKLEERGGPTDKDVSSAINYVGLSLPPLPFSELTDPHDDITLPRLIEALQNRHRIREMMIEDYNKAANLMKSKLQEVDSNLISKDNVIHEQNSKLAEKDKVIQSNKAEIERLEKKTKMQEHKIDILQKTTKIYEDDKRSLHNELETREQRLQRELSEKRRMEQRLHGMVSDTQYKWEKECERRVNAMQLEMQNKLWVKDEKLKQLKAIVADNKASDRPNPPPRQTQTQSQPKPQTQSQLQPPPKPQRPSREERLPAKRSASPSPLPTTTPVRPLHRRSRSAGGEKWVDHKPSSNLDLGTVLQPVIPNAIQVSAPNEKALSKCDRYVLTHQEVASDGEIQTKLIKGEVIKTRGGGQAVHFTDIETLKQELTAVPSRKRKSSEGVPANGNQSDGAWTDVETRCSVAVEMKSGSNMGPGYEHHGITKRRKP, encoded by the exons ATGAACAAACAAGC GAAGTTTAAAACCCCCCGCAGGCCCCCTGCTAAAAGGCCTCCCAACAACCAGAAAGACCCGGTTGGG GTTTACTGCCGCGTGCGGCCCCTGGGTGGGGAGGACGAGGAATGCTGTATTGAGGTGATCAGCAGCACAACCATCCAGCTTCACGCTCCTGAGGGCTTTAAGATAAACCGCAATGGAGAATACAAAGag ACACAGTACtcctttaaaaaagtatttggaGTTTCTGTATCTCAACTGGAGCTCTTTGAACATGTGGCCAAACCTCTTGTTGATGACCTAATTCatggaaaaaatg GTCTACTGTTTACATATGGGGTGACGGGAAGTGGAAAAACATTTACCATGACTGGCTGTCCAGGTCAGGGGGGCCTTCTTCCACGTTCACTTGACATGATTTTCAACACTATTGGGCCTTACCAGGCAAAAAGATAT GTTTTTAAGACGGATGATAAAAATGGCATGGAGGTTCAGTGTGAAGTTGATGCTTTGTTGGAGCGCCAAAGACGGGAAAGCAACTTGTCTGTTCCTAAAACTCCCTCCTCCAG gcaAAAGATTGATCCTGAAATTGCTGACATGATTAAGACAGAGGACGCCTATAAAGCAGATGGTGTGGATGAAGACAGCAGCTACAGCATCTTTGTCTCCTACATTGAAATCTACAACAACTACATCTACGATCTCCTTGAGGAATCTCAGGAAGATGCAATAAAACCAAA GCCACCTCAGTCTAAAACCCTCAGAGAGGATCAAAATCACAACATGTATGTGGCTGGATGTATGGAGGTTGAGGTTAAATCTGCAGAGGAAGCATTTCAAGTATTCTGGAGAG GTCAAAAGAAGAGGAAGGTTGCAAACACACGACTGAACAGGGAGTCTAGCCGCTCACACAGTGTGTTCATTATCAAACTAGCtcaggctcctcttgatgccgATGGTGACAACATTCTCCAG GACAAGAACCAGGTGACTGTTAGTCAGCTCTGCTTGGTGGACTTGGCAGGAAGTGAGCGCACAGGCAGGACGGGAGCAGAAGGCACTCGGATACGAGAAGCAG GCAACATTAATCAATCTTTGCTGAATCTGCGGACCTGCATTGAGATACTAAGAGAGAACCAAATGTGTGGAACTAACAAG ATGGTCCCATACAGAGACTCCAAAgtaacccacctgtttaaaaaCTACTTTGATGGAGAAGGAAAAGTCAGAATGGTCGTTTGTGTCAATCCCAAAGCTGACGACTATGAAGAAACTGTG cttGTGATGCGGTTTGCAGAGATGACCCAGGAGGTGGAAGTGGCCCGACCCGTGGACAGGCCCATTTGTGGCTTTACTCCAGGCCGTCGTCATAGAAACCAGGCATTTAAAGAGGAGCTCTCTCGCAAGCTGGAGGAACGTGGTGGTCCAACAGATAAAG ATGTGTCATCTGCTATAAACTACGTAGGACTCAGCCTCCCACCTTTACCATTCTCTGAGCTTACTGACCCTCACGATGACATCACTCTGCCCCGGCTGATTGAAGCTCTGCAGAACAGACACAGGATCAGAGAAATGATGATCGAGGACTACAACAAAGCAG CCAACTTGATGAAGTCTAAGCTTCAGGAAGTGGACTCCAATCTCATTTCGAAAGACAACGTTATTCACGAACAAAATAGTAAACTGGCAGAGAAGGACAAAGTCATCCAGAGCAACAAAGCAGAGATTGAACGTTTAGAGAAAAAGACCAAGATGCAAGAGCACAAG ATTGACATCCtgcaaaaaacaactaaaatctATGAGGATGACAAGCGTTCACTCCACAATGAGCTGGAAACCAGGGAGCAGCGGCTGCAGAGAGAGCTGTCTGAAAAGAGACGCATGGAGCAGCGCCTGCACGGCATGGTCTCAGACACTCAGTACAAGTGGGAGAAAGAATGT GAAAGACGTGTTAATGCAATGCAGCTTGAGATGCAAAACAAGCTCTGGGTGAAAGACGAAAAGTTAAAGCAGCTCAAGGCTATCGTTGCAGACAACAAAGCTTCTGATCGTCCAAATCCTCCACCCCGTCAGACCCAGACCCAGTCTCAGCCTAAGCCTCAAACTCAATCTCAGCTGCAGCCTCCTCCTAAGCCTCAGCGACCTTCCAGAGAGGAGCGTCTCCCAGCAAAGAGATCAGCCTCACCATCACCTCTTCCT ACGACAACACCAGTGCGTCCCCTGCACCGTCGTTCCCGTTCTGCTGGTGGGGAGAAATGGGTGGACCACAAGCCATCCTCCAATCTAGACTTGGGCACAGTCTTGCAGCCTGTCATTCCCAATGCCATCCAGGTGTCTGCACCAAACGAGAAGGCCCTGTCGAAGTGTGACAGATATGTCTTAACACACCAGGAAGTGGCTTCTGATGGCGAGATACAGACCAAACTTATTAAG GGGGAGGTGATTaaaaccagaggaggaggacaagcTGTTCACTTCACTGACATTGAGACACTGAAACAGGAGCTCACTGCAGTCCCAAG TCGCAAGCGGAAATCTTCAGAAGGCGTCCCGGCTAATGGAAATCAATCAGATGGAGCTTGGACTGATGTAGAGACAAGG TGCTCTGTGGCTGTGGAGATGAAGTCCGGATCAAACATGGGACCTGGATATGAGCATCATGGGATCACAAA GCGCAGAAAACCCTGA